The Achromobacter deleyi region CCGCTGTCCGACGATGACTACATGACGGGGCCGGCTTGCATTCTCCAGACGATGGCGAAATACAGCTATGTGCTCGATGATCAGGATCTTTACTGGTGCGTCGAATGGGACCCGGGTCTGTTGATCGTCAGGATGACCCCGAACAAAGCACTGGAATGGGTCGCGCTTCGTTCACCGATTCCCGACTTCGGCGGCCGTGAGCCGTTGCCGGAAGATGCGTATCCCAACGATGACGAGGATGACAATCCGCAGTACAACCTGATCTTCACCCCTTGGGATGCACAGTTTGACGAGCAGCACAAGGAATGGGGAGCATTCGTCCCAGCGGATTCTGAAGTGCGGGCCCGATTTGAAAGCGCTTTGGATCGCGTCAACGCACTTGGCGATGTTATGCAATCGCGTTACGCCGACGACAGAGACGGTTGGCTCGGCCGGTGCAGGGAGAATCTGGAAAAATGGTGTGGCGAAGGCGTCAGACTCAAGTCGGTCTGCTGATCAGGCGCTGTACCTGACCACGGCGACAGTACGCGGCAACACCTATACGCAAGCGCTGGGAGGTCTGGTCGGCTCCAACCAAGGCTCCGTTTCCCAATCCGTCGCCAGCGGCAAGGTCAACGTGCTTTACAACTACGCGCACGTGGGGGGCGGCCTGGCAGGCGTCAACTACGGCGTCATGAACTCGAACGCCACGTTCGGCGAAGCCGCCAAGCTGCCGGTCGCCGGCGCCAACTACGGCACCATCAACTGATCGGACAGGCCCGGCCGGTAAAGCCGGGCTCCATGTCCATCTCGCTGATAGTCTGACCCTACCCCAAATCAGCTGCGCAAGGGGATGGCGCGCCGGTGAGTGAATACATCCCCCCTTTGAGCGCGACAACAATGTTACAACCATGTCCAGGCAATCAAAGGCGTGTCATGAACCCTGTTGAAATCCCTTTGCGCTTCGTTCTCGACGGTAATATTTGGAACAAGCTCCAATGCGACGTTTGTACGAAGGATCTCCTGGGAACCACTAGCCGACAGCGTGTTTATTCTCGGCTACTCGCGATTGGGCATGGCGGCCCTCGGGTCGGGAGCGGTATACGCCGCTCATAAAGGAGAATCCACGAAGATCGGAGATGCAATACTGGCGGACACAGCGCACTCCATTAACGCGTGTTTCGTATCGGAAGACAAACGCGCCCGGTAAAGATTCGCCGCGCTCGTCGGCGCCGATAGGACTATGACGTACGACGCTTTCAGGTCTGCAGTCCTGACGCTCGGCGCCACCGGGTAGCGAGCGGCGGTTTTTCAGAACTCGATGGCCTGAGGTCGCATGGGCACGATGCCCGCAAATCCCGAACCATTGGGCCACGATCCGCAAACGCATCCCAGCCACATCGCGAAGATGAGCAGCGGGAGCGTTCCCCGCTAAAACCGCACTCTCACCCCCAGGCTCCCCAGGATCGAGGATTGCACACGTGCGCCGCCCGAAACATCGAACACGTGACCCATTTCCGCATAGAGGCTAGTCCTCGAGTTCAAGGCCAGCGTCGCCCCGCCGGCAATCTCGATCGACGTATATCCTGAGCGGCTCGCGATGTCCGTAACCGCCGCCGGCGAGATGAAGCGCGCAACGTCGGTGCCGGAGCCCGCGTAGTACAGATTGACACGCCCGTAAGGCAGCAACCGCCCCGCCGAAGTCATCATGTCGCCCTTCACACGCACGCCCAGGCGCCCGATCCAGCCTCCATTGGTCTTTTGCTGCACCACCGCGCCACTGAGTTCCAGGTCATCGATCGAACTCTTCTGGTACGCCAGTTGCGCCTGGGTTTCGATCGTCCAGCGTTCCGTCAACGCAAAGGGCTGACCGACTTCCACGGAGGCCACCCAACTGCGGGCCTTCCCCGACACGCTCGGATTCGCTTCCGGCCGCACACTGTAGCGGTGATCTCCCCCCTGTAGCACCAGGTCGGCATAGCGCCCGCTGGCATCTGCCCACGTCGCATACCCCCCCAGGTAGCGCGAGCGCAGATCGTTGTAGCCGACTTTCCCGGACACGCCTCGGGCGTTGCCCATCACATCGACATTGCCCTCGAGCTGGCCCACGTAGAACCCTGCCCGCCAGGAGGGACTCGCCCACAAGTCGGCGCCGGCTTGCACGCCCCCCAGATAACCATCGCTGTGTGGATTGACTGTACCGTCCTGGTGGATGTTGATGTCGGTGTAGACCGCCCGGGCCCAGCCGCGCCGATCTCGCAATGCCGGGGCATCGCTCGCCCCCCCGTCTCCCTGACCCTATCGTCATCTCCTACGCGGCGATGCAGGTTGGCCAGCATCGCCAGATCCCCCTGACGCATCTGCGCCGGCAAGGCCGCGACCAGCGGCACCTCAGTCCGATAGATCGGCACCTCCGCGCCTGGCGTAGTGGAACGCAGATACCAGTTCTCCCCTTGCCCATTGGCGTCGGCCGCGTAGAGCTGGTACTGATACGCGCCGGCATCGATGTGCGGCGCCGACAGCGTAGCGCCGCCCTTGGCCAGTCCCCCAACGCCCGGGCCGCCCAGCACGAAGGCGTCCTTGGTCGTCTGCGCCGTGGTCGTGGCGCCGTTGAGCGCGGTGACCACCTCAATTCCATTGCCCGTGGTCAGCGCTCCCAGGCCGCCAAGATTGGTGATCTGCACCGTGGTGGAGCCGGAGGCGCTGGCACCCGGCCCATTGAGCACCAGCCGGTCACTCGCGCTACTGCTGTCGCCCAGGGTGGTGCCGATGTGCAAGATGCCGCCACGCCCCACATACGCCCCCGTCACCGCAAGCGTGGAGCCCGGACGCCCGCTCAGCAGATTGACCGTGCCCGCGTTGTCGAGAGCAGCCACCGTTTGATTGAACCCGCCTGTGTCCAGCGTGGCGCCGCCGGACACCCTGTGGGCCGAGGCCGCGCTGAAAGTGTTGGCGGATCCCGCCTTGAGCGTTCCTGCGGCGACTGTTGTTGCACCACTGTAGGTATTGGCGCCCGAAAGCGTGGTCGTCCCGGTTCCTGCTTGCGTGAAGGAACCCGTGCCGCTGATCCGACCACCGAGCGTCAGCGCATCGACCCGATTGACCGCCAAGGCGGCGTTGTTGGCGATGTCCCCGGCCAGACTGCCGGTCGTGCCGCCGTTGCCCAACTGCAGGGTGCCGGCACTGATCGTGGTGCCCCCGGTGTAGGTATTGTCCCCCGTGAGCGTCAGCGTGGCGGCGCCGGTCTTGACGAGGCGGCCATCGCCGCTGATGGGGCCGCTGAAGGTGGTGGCGGCAGTGTTGTTGGCCGTGAGCGCCGCACTGCCCGTTGCCACGTTACCGGCGCCCGAGAGATTGTTGGCGATCTGATCGAAGCCGTTGAGGTCCAGCGTGGCGCCACCGGCGACGCTCACGGCGCTGCTGCTGGCGAAGGCGTTGACGATGCCCGTCTGCAGCGTACCGGCATTGACCGTGGTGGTGCCGGTGTAGGTGTTGGCCGCCGACAGTCTCAGCAGACCCTCGCCGTTCTTGGTCAGGCTCTGGCCGTCCCAGCCGCTGGCGAAGGGACCCGTCTGATTCGCCAGGGCAATGTCCACATCGAAGGCCGTATTCGGCGCCAGGGTGAAGGTGCCTGTGCCCGCAGCAGTTCCTCCATCGGTCCAGGCCATGCGGAAACCGAGGTTGTAGTCCAGGGTATCGGCCGAGACGAAGCCTTGATGGAGCAGGTAGTCTGCTCCCGCGGAGCCCAGCGGATTGTTGACGAAGTTGCCGGTGATGCCGCCGGTGGTGCGCAGCATCGTGTAAGTCTGACTGATGACTTGACTGGCTTGCACAGGTATCGCGCTTTGGCTGAAGCCTCGGATCATCAGGTTGCCGTCCAGCACGGCGCTGCCCGCGACGATGTCCGGGGAAGCCCCCAGCGTGGCGTCGAGGGTGGAATTGGCCGCCTGGGTGAAAACGCCGCCGATGCGCAGGGCCGATTGGAGCTGACCGATATTGGTAGTGGCGCCGCCCTGGGTGGTGTAGTTGCCAATCGTAGTGAAATCGCCAGTCTGCAAGAACTTGAGCGTGCCCTGCTGGACGTTCACGCTACCCTGGGTACCAGGGCTGTTGAGAACGGTCGTGCCAGCACCCGCCTGTGCCAAAGAACCGGAGCCACTGAGCGTCCCGGCGAGGATCAGCTCATTGGAGCGGTTGACAACCAGCGCGGCGTTATTGGCGATGTTGCCGGCCACACTGCCGGCGATGCCGCCGTCGCCGAGTTGCAGGGTGCCGGTGTTGATCGTGGTGAGGCCGGCATAGCTGTTGTCGCCAGTCAGGGTCAATGCCGATGCACCGGTCTTGGTCAGGCCACCCGACCCGCTGACCACGCCGCCGAAGGTGGTAGGTGCAGTCTCGTTGACCGTCAGGGTCGCATTGCCCAGGGTCACGCTGCCGGCGCCGGAGAGGTTGTTGGCGGTCTGGTTGAAGTTGTTCAGGTCCAGCGTGGCGCCACCGGCCACGTTCACGGCGCTGCTGGTCGCGAAGGCATTGTTCACGCCAGTTTGCCAGGTGCCGGCATTGATCGAGGTCGTACCGGTATAGGTGTGAACGCCGGAGAGGTTCAGCACACCCGCGCCAGCCTTCTCGACGGCGCCGCTGCCCGTGATGACGCCCGCATAGATCCCGTTGGTGCTCTGAATGAAACGCACGATGCCGTTGTCGGTCACACCGGAAGGCAGACTCTGCGCAAAGGCTTCTAGGACGCCCCCCGAGTTGACCAGTACCGAGCCATTGAAGCTGCTGTTATTGCCCGTGAGCGTCAAGGTACCCTGGGCTACCGTGACGGCCAGCGGCGGATTGGCACCGTTGTTGCCGACTTGTCCGCTCAGCGTCCATTGCCCCGCGCCTTGCTTGACCAGGGTCTGGAAGTTGCTGATGCTGCCTGCCACGGCATCGTTGGAGCCGAAGCTGCTGTTGAGCGTGAGTGCGTTGCTGCCCGTGCCGCCGTTGAGGTTGCCGCTCATGACCGAGCCGGCTTCGAGCGTGACGCTGTCGTTGCCGTTACCCAGTGTCACGTGGCCCGACACTGCGGCGCCCGTGCGATTGGTGAAAATCACCGCGTTGTTGCTGTTGGACCCGATCGCGTCGAAGTTTGCGCCGTTGGCGAAAGTGCGGATGGTGCCGTAGTTGTCGATCGAGTTGGCCGTGCCCAGCGCCGTGCCCTGGAGCCAGATCGCCGAGCTGGAGAAGCCTTCGATCACGCCGCGATTGATGATCGTGTTGCCGAAGCCGAGCGTGTTGATCGCTTCGTTCGAGATTCCCGGGCCGCGCGATGAGATCGTCGCGCCGGTCTCTACCGTCACGAGGTTGTTGTTGTTGAACTCGACGGTGTTATGACCCGCCAACCAGTATCCGACGCCTCCCGTGCCAGCAGCGTTGTTCTCGATCACGGATCCGCTGCCGATGGTGATGTTGGCGCTGTTACCCAGGCTGATGGCGGAAACTGCGCCCGTGCTGATGGTGGTGGCCGGGTTGACGATCAGCGTGACGTTGTCGTAGGTCGGCCCGGCACCTACCGTGGTGACCTGGTCTGTACCGCTGCAAGTCGTGGTGAGGCCCGAGGTGGCGGACGGCGTACAAGCGGCAAGGACACTGCCGGCGGTCGTCAGAAGGTTGAGACCGATCAGGCCCCCGGTCACCGCCGACACGCTCAAGAAGGGCAGCCTGGGATCCGATGCCGCCTCGGGTTCGGGTTCGGACGAGGCATGAAGTAGGGAGCGTTTTCCGGTGCCATGCGCGGGCCCGGAGGCCACCATCCCAGATTGGCGCGAGGCATTCCGAACGACTCTGAAAAGCCTGTTCATTGTTGTACCCCCCTCGGAGCTCATCCAGATCTATTCTATTTAAGAAAAGGCAAAAGAACTATGCCGACTGCGGTCTGACGCGCCGGAGCGACCGTATTGCATGCTTGGCGGCCCCGTACTCGTCGACTTGGAATCTGACCGCTACCATCTGCCGGAAAGAAAAATCACCCTCCCTGCGCACAGGAACCGTCTGGCCTTCTGCAGAATCCGGGCGCCCGCTGATCTAAACAGCGGTAGCCATTCGTCCGTGGCCATCGGCTTTCTGGGCGGGGTAACGCGGCCGGCGCGGGACTCGGGCACGTCGCAAGCGCGCAACAGTTCCCTTTTTCAGCGCTCCGCGCGCTTGAATGAATAGCGTGCGATGGATCGTCTCGCGAAAATTGACGGCCCCGTCTCCGTGAACGCCGCATTTCCACCATCCGGCAATTTGTCCCGTTCGATTTTTTCGGGCATAGAACAGTTCGACCAGCCGCCAACCAGTCCCTGCGTGCCCCCCCGCTCTCGGCCAGGGTCCCAGTGCCAGGAAAAAGAGGCATCGAGATGCTTGCTGGCGGCCACCCTGAAAAGGAGAAAATATTTGAATTTATATATTTCAACGAAACGAAAACAAGAGAGTTTTTACTCAAAATAGAAACTTAGCGGACTTTGAGTAAACACTTTCTTAATCACTACCCGTCACTCGGGCCGACACCCATTTTGTTGCCCGTTATTGGCGCAGCACCATCATCTGGGCAGCAATTAAGATTCCTTCGATATCTAAAGCCCCACCCAAATCCGAGAATACCAAGGAGGTCAACCGACAATTTGCTCATTTTCGCCAGGTCTTTCATGCTTTCTCCCCCACGTGCTCACGGCTCGTCTGACTTCAGCATCCTCTCCGGTAGCCGGAGCCGCAAGCACTTTGCGCATTCGCGCGTTTCATTGGCGACCATGGCGTTGCTGGCCCATGCTTCCTCCGTCCAGGCGCAGGCGGTCATCGACGGCGGCAATACGGTCAACGTGCCGTCCGGCGCGCAGCCTTCGCCGTGGACAATACCCGGCACGGGTGTACTGACGGTCGGAAATACCGGAAATGGCACGTTGAATATCGAAGCTGGCAGCTCGGTCTCGAGCAAGAACAGCTATGTCGGCCAGGCGTCAGGTTCCTCGGGCGTGGTGACGGTCTCTGGCCCCGGCTCCATCTGGACGACCGCGGGGGGCACCGTCAATATCGGCACTAACGGCACTGGCAAGATCACCATCAAGGACGGTGCGACCCTTCAAAATGCAACGGGCGGCTACTACCTCGGCTTCAACCCCGGCTCGTCGGGCACGCTGACCGTTTCGGGACAAGGCTCCAACTGGATCAACACCAGTTTCGCCGCCGTCTATGTCGGATGGAAAGGCGAAGGCACGTTGAATGTCCTGGATGGCGGGGTCATCACCAATCAGCAAAGCTATGTCGGTCACAGTGCAGGCGCGGTCAACACGGCCACTGTGTCGGGCGCGGGTTCTCGCTGGAACAGCGAGCTCATTGTCGGACACGAGACAGGCAGCACGGGCAT contains the following coding sequences:
- a CDS encoding GLUG motif-containing protein, with product MAKASDSSRSADQALYLTTATVRGNTYTQALGGLVGSNQGSVSQSVASGKVNVLYNYAHVGGGLAGVNYGVMNSNATFGEAAKLPVAGANYGTIN
- a CDS encoding autotransporter domain-containing protein: MRDRRGWARAVYTDINIHQDGTVNPHSDGYLGGVQAGADLWASPSWRAGFYVGQLEGNVDVMGNARGVSGKVGYNDLRSRYLGGYATWADASGRYADLVLQGGDHRYSVRPEANPSVSGKARSWVASVEVGQPFALTERWTIETQAQLAYQKSSIDDLELSGAVVQQKTNGGWIGRLGVRVKGDMMTSAGRLLPYGRVNLYYAGSGTDVARFISPAAVTDIASRSGYTSIEIAGGATLALNSRTSLYAEMGHVFDVSGGARVQSSILGSLGVRVRF